Proteins encoded by one window of Filimonas effusa:
- a CDS encoding hybrid sensor histidine kinase/response regulator transcription factor — protein MTVAILLFCQSPLAAQAPELKFRHLGNEQGLSNSTIETILQDSRGFMWFGTRDGLNKYDGYQITVYRYDALDSNSISDNYIKCLYEDSEHMLWVGTLNGLNRFNPAKNNFTRYRHTPSHKNSLSYNQVTSICEDSQKHLWIGTYGGGLNKFDPKSGIFEHFVTKPGAKYGLADNRINVLFKSPQGAIWVGTDNGLHILNTEKNELRDWALPGSFDREHNVIREITSAGEGKLWLGTEERGLLFFNPENGSFTRFGHLDKNVRSLSGNQVRAILRDSKGQFWAGSINGGLDLFNPADSSFFHYQNDPDNSRSLSQRTVSAIYEDRQGILWVGTHRGGINIYVPGAEKFGLYQQQPDVNSLSYNDVKAFCEDSKGRIWIGTDGGGLNLFDRQKQTFRYFKYDPYNTRTLGSNEVLSIMQDHDSQLWIGTWGGGLNLYRETDGSFTRFMNNPADANSLSSNYVQQTLEDSKGNLWVATYYGGLSLYNRATRQFTRIKGSGANTISGNNIVSLVEDRKGNLWIGTDDGGLNCYNIATGKLRHFFNNEEKTPDLRVLFVDSKGRLWVGQSGLYLFNTAEQRFSLYTQQAGLGSEFIKGIAEDEKGNFWVSTSRGITRFHPEQGGYKKYNTGDGLQGLEFEANAYLKTRDGQLYFGGINGFNAFYPQTITTNSYAPPVYITDLQLFNLKMLPGGNHSPLEQDISLTRQLVLNYHQSSFSFGFAALDYTAPENNQYAYKLDGWDKDWNYVGNERKATYTNLDPGTYTFHVKASNSDGSWNNKETTITIIIHPPFWKTWWFLLLVFAILFYTSYRILAFRRNAELKKISEKKREEVHQLKLQFFTNISHEFRTPLTLILGPLEKLIREEQSATQLHSYKLMQKNAYRLLDLVNEVMDFRKVESGVLQLKVMPGNPEAFLHEISEEFHEWAVEKNIRFSVSYHDQPTEAWFDNQVLEKIIYNLLSNAFKYTPAGGKIDLEMFTSLQDLKPSFAHELVITNDYKAAGYLHFRITDNGIGISKESIDHLFERYFRVNENHLGSGIGLAFVKSLTLLHKGNIKVYSERHKGTEIIISLPYRKEDYTENERWIGDPELKARQLESIVSNQRYSVMPSADMEHTTSGQTDNTEAPVNGMAAGKTIATNGTSKGADGHTSGAVILIVDDNSELRAFLKSALADDYTILEASDGQQGLEKAKALLPDIIISDVMMPVMDGITFCKLAKENLETSHIPFMMLTAKTTLSSNIEGAASGADFYFGKPLSMELLQLTIRNTLEQRKKSKERFLKDYYYEAKELVNSTRDKEFMDKLMAEIDNHLMNPDFDVSMLCANMGMSKTNLYQKIKQLTGQSTGDFVRTIRLKKAANIMTHEDVPISEVILRIGIQTQSYFTKAFKKEFGKTPTQFLQELGNR, from the coding sequence ATGACAGTGGCAATATTGCTATTCTGCCAGAGTCCGCTGGCGGCCCAGGCGCCGGAACTTAAATTCCGTCATCTGGGAAATGAACAGGGCCTCTCGAACAGTACCATAGAAACCATTTTACAGGATAGCCGCGGTTTTATGTGGTTTGGCACCCGCGACGGACTCAATAAATATGATGGTTACCAGATCACGGTTTACCGGTACGATGCATTGGACAGCAATAGTATCAGCGATAACTATATTAAGTGCCTTTATGAAGACAGTGAACACATGCTGTGGGTAGGTACGTTAAATGGCCTGAATCGTTTTAATCCGGCAAAAAATAATTTCACCCGCTACCGTCATACTCCCTCCCATAAAAACAGTCTTAGCTATAACCAGGTTACCAGCATCTGCGAAGACAGTCAAAAACATCTGTGGATAGGCACTTATGGCGGCGGATTGAACAAATTTGACCCGAAATCAGGCATTTTTGAGCACTTTGTTACTAAACCCGGCGCAAAGTACGGTCTTGCCGACAATAGAATAAATGTTCTTTTTAAATCCCCCCAGGGAGCCATCTGGGTAGGAACAGACAATGGCTTACATATCTTAAATACTGAAAAAAATGAACTGCGCGATTGGGCCTTACCGGGTAGTTTCGACAGGGAGCACAATGTCATCCGGGAGATCACCAGCGCCGGAGAGGGAAAATTATGGCTGGGTACCGAAGAACGTGGTCTCCTGTTCTTCAATCCTGAAAACGGAAGTTTTACCCGGTTCGGGCATCTCGATAAAAACGTCCGCAGCCTGTCGGGCAACCAGGTGCGTGCTATTCTGCGCGACAGCAAAGGTCAGTTTTGGGCCGGCAGCATCAACGGTGGTCTCGATCTGTTCAATCCTGCCGACAGCAGTTTCTTCCATTACCAGAATGACCCCGATAACAGCCGCAGCCTTTCACAACGCACGGTATCAGCGATTTACGAAGACCGCCAGGGTATTTTATGGGTAGGAACCCATCGCGGGGGTATTAATATATATGTACCGGGCGCAGAAAAATTTGGCCTCTATCAACAGCAGCCAGATGTTAACAGCCTGAGCTATAACGATGTAAAAGCTTTTTGTGAAGACAGCAAAGGCCGGATCTGGATAGGAACAGATGGGGGCGGGCTTAACCTGTTCGACCGGCAAAAGCAAACCTTCCGTTATTTTAAATACGATCCGTACAATACCCGTACACTTGGCTCCAATGAAGTGCTGAGCATCATGCAGGACCACGACAGCCAGTTATGGATCGGCACCTGGGGCGGCGGGCTCAATTTATACCGTGAGACCGACGGCAGCTTTACCAGGTTTATGAATAACCCGGCAGACGCCAATAGCCTCAGTTCCAACTATGTGCAACAAACCCTCGAAGACAGCAAAGGAAATTTATGGGTAGCCACCTACTATGGGGGACTTAGTTTATATAATCGCGCCACCCGTCAGTTCACGCGTATAAAAGGCAGCGGCGCCAACACCATCTCCGGTAATAATATTGTATCACTGGTGGAAGACCGGAAGGGGAATTTATGGATAGGCACCGACGACGGGGGGCTTAACTGCTATAACATAGCCACCGGAAAGCTGCGTCATTTCTTCAACAATGAAGAAAAAACGCCGGATCTGAGGGTTTTGTTTGTCGATAGTAAAGGCCGGTTGTGGGTGGGACAATCGGGATTATACCTGTTCAATACCGCCGAACAGCGCTTTTCATTATACACGCAACAGGCCGGATTAGGATCGGAGTTCATCAAGGGCATCGCAGAAGATGAAAAGGGGAATTTCTGGGTATCAACATCACGGGGCATCACCCGTTTTCACCCGGAACAAGGCGGTTATAAAAAATACAATACAGGAGACGGACTGCAAGGTCTGGAATTTGAAGCCAATGCCTACCTGAAAACGCGCGACGGACAGCTGTATTTTGGCGGCATCAACGGGTTTAACGCCTTCTATCCCCAAACCATTACCACTAATAGCTATGCGCCCCCGGTGTATATCACCGATCTGCAGCTCTTTAATCTTAAAATGCTGCCTGGCGGCAACCATTCTCCTTTGGAACAGGATATCAGCCTTACCCGGCAACTTGTGTTAAACTACCACCAGTCGTCGTTTTCATTCGGGTTTGCGGCACTCGATTATACTGCGCCGGAAAACAATCAATATGCCTATAAACTCGACGGCTGGGATAAAGACTGGAACTATGTTGGCAATGAAAGAAAAGCAACCTATACCAATCTTGATCCTGGCACTTATACCTTTCATGTAAAAGCATCGAACAGTGATGGCTCCTGGAACAATAAAGAAACCACCATCACCATAATAATACACCCGCCGTTCTGGAAAACCTGGTGGTTCCTGTTGCTGGTGTTTGCCATCCTGTTTTATACCTCCTACCGAATACTTGCCTTCCGCAGAAATGCAGAGCTGAAGAAGATAAGCGAAAAGAAACGAGAAGAAGTTCATCAACTGAAACTCCAGTTCTTTACCAATATTTCGCACGAATTCAGAACCCCTCTGACGCTGATACTAGGGCCATTGGAAAAACTGATCCGCGAAGAGCAGTCGGCAACCCAGCTGCATTCCTATAAACTCATGCAAAAAAATGCCTACCGCTTACTTGACCTGGTGAATGAAGTAATGGATTTCAGAAAAGTAGAATCGGGCGTGCTGCAGCTTAAGGTGATGCCAGGCAACCCGGAAGCATTTCTCCACGAAATATCAGAAGAGTTCCACGAATGGGCCGTAGAAAAGAATATCCGCTTTTCCGTATCCTATCACGACCAGCCCACTGAAGCATGGTTCGACAACCAGGTGCTGGAAAAGATCATTTATAACCTGTTGAGCAATGCCTTCAAATATACTCCTGCCGGGGGAAAGATAGACCTCGAAATGTTCACGTCGTTACAGGATCTGAAACCGTCGTTTGCCCACGAGCTGGTGATCACCAACGACTACAAAGCGGCAGGCTATCTTCATTTCCGGATCACCGATAATGGTATCGGCATTTCAAAGGAGTCGATAGACCACCTGTTTGAACGCTATTTCAGGGTCAACGAAAATCACCTCGGCTCAGGCATTGGGCTGGCATTCGTTAAAAGTCTGACCTTATTGCATAAGGGCAATATCAAAGTTTACAGCGAGCGCCATAAAGGAACGGAGATCATTATATCACTGCCTTATCGTAAAGAAGATTATACAGAAAATGAACGCTGGATAGGCGATCCGGAGCTTAAAGCAAGACAACTGGAGAGCATTGTTTCAAACCAGCGCTACAGCGTTATGCCTTCGGCCGATATGGAGCATACAACTTCCGGACAAACAGACAACACCGAAGCTCCGGTCAATGGAATGGCAGCTGGCAAAACAATAGCCACAAACGGTACATCCAAAGGGGCAGATGGGCACACCAGCGGGGCAGTGATCCTGATCGTTGACGACAACAGCGAGTTGCGTGCCTTCCTCAAAAGCGCACTCGCCGATGATTATACCATCCTGGAAGCATCAGACGGACAACAGGGTTTGGAAAAAGCAAAGGCCTTACTTCCCGATATTATCATCAGCGATGTAATGATGCCTGTAATGGATGGCATCACCTTCTGTAAGCTGGCTAAAGAAAACCTGGAAACAAGTCATATTCCCTTTATGATGCTCACGGCTAAAACAACTTTATCATCCAACATCGAGGGTGCCGCATCGGGGGCAGATTTCTACTTTGGCAAGCCACTGAGTATGGAGTTATTACAGCTTACCATACGCAACACGCTGGAACAAAGAAAAAAATCGAAAGAGCGTTTCCTGAAGGACTATTACTATGAAGCCAAAGAGCTCGTGAACTCTACCAGGGACAAGGAATTCATGGATAAGCTGATGGCAGAAATAGACAACCATTTAATGAACCCCGATTTCGACGTTAGTATGCTTTGTGCGAATATGGGCATGAGCAAAACCAATCTTTATCAAAAGATCAAACAGCTAACCGGCCAATCCACCGGCGACTTTGTACGCACAATACGACTCAAGAAAGCCGCTAACATAATGACCCATGAAGATGTTCCTATATCGGAGGTGATATTAAGAATAGGTATACAAACACAGTCTTATTTTACCAAGGCATTTAAAAAAGAGTTCGGCAAAACACCTACACAGTTTTTGCAGGAGCTGGGGAATAGGTAA
- a CDS encoding pirin family protein, translated as MPNHILHKAATRGHANHGWLNSYQTFSFSSYYNPERIQFGALRVLNDDIVAGGKGFGIHPHENMEIISIPLEGALEHQDNLGNTQVTKAGEIQVMSTGSGVFHSEYNYNKDKDAKFLQIWLYPRELNVTPRYVQTVLNTAQQHNQLQQIISPDPEDAGSWIHQDAWFHLGTFDKDQSFDYTARKAGNGIYVFIISGSVNTNGQLLEQRDGLGITGAATINITSLEDNSQILLMDVPMEINL; from the coding sequence ATGCCAAACCATATTTTACATAAAGCCGCTACCAGGGGCCACGCAAACCACGGATGGCTTAACAGCTACCAGACATTCAGCTTCTCCAGCTATTATAACCCGGAAAGAATACAGTTTGGGGCGCTGCGGGTGTTAAACGACGACATCGTTGCAGGAGGAAAAGGCTTTGGCATTCACCCGCACGAGAATATGGAAATCATCAGTATTCCACTCGAAGGCGCACTGGAACACCAAGACAACCTGGGCAATACACAAGTAACAAAAGCCGGGGAAATACAGGTAATGAGCACCGGAAGCGGCGTCTTCCATAGCGAATACAATTACAACAAAGACAAGGACGCGAAATTTCTCCAGATCTGGTTATACCCCCGCGAGCTGAATGTAACGCCACGTTATGTCCAAACAGTGCTTAACACAGCGCAACAGCACAACCAGCTGCAGCAGATCATTTCCCCCGATCCTGAAGACGCCGGCAGCTGGATCCACCAGGATGCCTGGTTCCACCTGGGAACGTTCGATAAAGACCAGTCATTTGATTACACAGCCCGCAAAGCAGGCAACGGCATATACGTTTTTATCATCAGCGGTTCAGTCAATACCAACGGCCAGCTGCTGGAGCAGAGAGATGGTCTTGGCATCACAGGAGCAGCAACCATTAATATTACCAGCCTGGAAGACAATTCTCAAATACTCCTCATGGATGTTCCCATGGAAATAAATTTGTAA
- a CDS encoding Crp/Fnr family transcriptional regulator: MFESIDQFVAKHIALTEEETSFFHSLLKFRKVKKKSFLLQEGEVCDFEAFIVKGCTRTYYIDKEGYETILLFGVEGWWVSDIGSFSEQKPSMQFIETVEDCELLVIDYRSKSLLFEKIPAFERVFRLLVQRSLSVLQQRFYASVSQTAEERYRDFIERYPAVVQRIPQHQIARYIGVSPEFLSKVKSSMYRK, translated from the coding sequence ATGTTTGAATCGATAGACCAGTTTGTTGCAAAACATATTGCATTAACGGAGGAAGAAACCAGTTTTTTTCATTCCCTGCTGAAGTTCAGGAAAGTGAAAAAGAAAAGCTTCCTTCTGCAGGAGGGTGAAGTTTGCGACTTTGAAGCCTTTATTGTAAAAGGTTGTACCCGCACTTACTATATCGACAAAGAAGGATATGAAACCATTCTTCTTTTTGGGGTAGAAGGGTGGTGGGTAAGTGATATAGGTTCCTTCTCCGAGCAAAAGCCTTCCATGCAGTTTATTGAAACGGTGGAGGATTGCGAACTGCTGGTAATAGATTACCGCAGCAAATCCTTACTTTTTGAAAAGATCCCTGCTTTTGAACGTGTATTCCGCTTGCTGGTACAACGTTCTTTGTCGGTATTGCAGCAGCGTTTCTATGCTTCGGTTTCGCAGACTGCTGAAGAGCGTTACAGGGACTTTATAGAACGTTATCCTGCCGTTGTACAGCGTATTCCCCAGCACCAGATTGCACGTTATATTGGCGTTTCACCGGAATTTCTTAGCAAGGTGAAAAGCAGTATGTACAGGAAATAG
- a CDS encoding ATP-binding protein, translating into MWRILLLPLAGTMLGAGGCRSQEPAPSLYTTEQQLIKHITDSAHHFERSGNKAKALHYHKRALAIAEKKHLPEQEAKSLTHIGRIISNEDGKEGLGHLYKALNIARSINHHALQADIYAGISAVYKQQQQYEKALHALELHNLYADSLLAINQARELAQLKKNEYRKRERDISLTITITIIFILAIITYYFQRTRKLNSRLHTSIQVRDKLFSILAHDLRGPVNNVVSVLQLMEDDPLPEPEQRRMNRLLIKQSESLATTIDSLLQWSSNQLNGIKTTASCFSPSELIDKVLLLVEGQTRSKTLTVNNRVSRQFSVLADPDHFDLIIRNLLSNAIKFSHEGGSIEIGATSGNGSITFSVTDHGTGISPDDQKKFGESNMETNFGTSGEKGNGLGLLLVKDFVQANHGRIWLTSKKGEGTTFYFSLKAAPTK; encoded by the coding sequence ATGTGGAGAATTCTCTTGTTACCGTTGGCCGGAACCATGCTGGGTGCGGGCGGATGCCGTTCGCAGGAGCCGGCCCCGTCGTTATACACAACGGAACAGCAACTGATAAAGCATATCACCGACTCTGCCCATCATTTTGAACGCTCCGGAAATAAGGCCAAAGCACTGCATTATCATAAGCGCGCCCTCGCAATTGCAGAAAAGAAACATTTACCCGAACAGGAGGCAAAATCACTTACACATATTGGCAGAATCATCAGTAATGAAGACGGCAAAGAGGGACTGGGCCATCTATACAAGGCATTGAACATTGCCAGGTCCATCAATCACCACGCCCTTCAGGCCGACATTTATGCCGGCATTTCGGCAGTCTACAAACAACAGCAGCAGTACGAGAAAGCATTACATGCCCTTGAATTGCATAACCTGTATGCCGACAGCCTCCTTGCCATTAACCAGGCAAGAGAACTGGCCCAGCTTAAAAAAAATGAGTATAGAAAAAGAGAACGCGACATCTCGCTCACCATCACCATTACCATCATTTTTATCCTGGCCATCATAACCTATTATTTCCAGCGCACGAGAAAGCTTAACAGCAGGCTTCATACCTCTATCCAGGTAAGAGATAAGCTGTTCTCCATTCTGGCCCACGACCTGCGCGGCCCCGTGAATAATGTGGTATCCGTACTGCAGCTGATGGAAGATGACCCACTGCCCGAACCCGAACAACGACGCATGAACCGCCTGCTCATCAAACAATCCGAGTCGCTCGCCACCACTATAGATTCCCTCCTGCAATGGTCTTCTAACCAGCTTAATGGAATTAAAACAACGGCATCCTGCTTCTCTCCTTCTGAACTGATAGATAAAGTACTGCTACTGGTTGAAGGACAAACAAGATCTAAAACATTAACGGTGAATAACAGGGTCTCCCGCCAATTCAGTGTGTTGGCCGATCCGGATCACTTCGATCTTATCATCCGTAACCTGCTGTCAAACGCTATCAAATTCTCACATGAGGGCGGCAGCATAGAAATAGGAGCAACTTCCGGCAATGGCAGCATCACGTTTTCTGTAACAGACCATGGCACAGGTATCAGTCCCGACGATCAGAAGAAGTTCGGGGAAAGTAATATGGAAACTAATTTCGGCACATCCGGAGAAAAAGGAAACGGGTTAGGATTGTTGTTAGTGAAAGACTTTGTACAGGCAAATCATGGCCGCATATGGTTGACCAGTAAAAAAGGCGAAGGCACTACCTTCTATTTCTCGCTGAAAGCCGCACCCACAAAGTAA
- a CDS encoding DUF3606 domain-containing protein: MQSNQSTATANNLTEETWTMRDMIQKFGLTQAEILEAVKEVGTNKARLEAYLSERQ, translated from the coding sequence ATGCAATCAAATCAATCAACAGCCACGGCAAACAATTTAACAGAAGAAACATGGACCATGCGCGACATGATCCAGAAATTTGGTCTTACACAGGCAGAGATCCTGGAAGCCGTAAAAGAAGTAGGCACCAACAAAGCCAGGCTGGAAGCCTATTTATCCGAAAGGCAATAG
- a CDS encoding magnesium transporter CorA family protein has protein sequence MVRKLAEGAHLNYEWIDLLDPSEEDLQQVAQQYGLHEASVTDAMQADHIPKYERVKDYTFIILRIYSPDEHNDEADTVKELTNKITIFISQTYIITIHRKEWPVLERISSQLVKKGECKKSAHVLNEIVKAGLLTFDVPGTKLTKHIEHFEEHIFLKDRRSAILKGLYFMKRRVDVLRRVLLLSSDIVENIDPPGSGNAYTRDVRDLYIKQQSLFESLFENTNHLLNIYFNISAHKTNEIIRVLTIFSVFFLPLTFIAGIYGMNFNFMPELKWKQGYPGAMLLMVAVTLSIYAWFKRKKWL, from the coding sequence ATGGTCCGGAAGCTGGCAGAAGGCGCACATCTTAATTATGAATGGATAGACCTGTTAGATCCATCGGAAGAGGACCTGCAACAGGTAGCACAGCAATACGGCCTGCATGAAGCATCAGTAACAGACGCCATGCAGGCCGACCATATCCCCAAGTACGAACGGGTAAAAGACTACACATTTATTATTCTCAGGATCTATAGCCCCGACGAGCATAACGACGAAGCAGATACCGTTAAAGAGCTAACCAATAAGATTACCATCTTCATTTCCCAAACCTACATTATTACCATACACCGGAAAGAATGGCCGGTGCTGGAAAGGATAAGCTCCCAACTGGTTAAAAAAGGAGAATGTAAAAAATCGGCCCACGTATTAAATGAGATCGTGAAGGCCGGGCTTTTAACCTTTGACGTACCAGGAACAAAACTCACAAAACACATCGAGCATTTCGAAGAACATATCTTTCTCAAAGACAGGCGTTCAGCAATATTGAAGGGCCTGTATTTTATGAAACGGCGCGTAGACGTATTAAGGCGGGTCTTACTTTTAAGCTCCGATATTGTAGAGAATATAGATCCGCCAGGCAGCGGCAATGCCTATACGCGCGATGTAAGAGACCTGTATATTAAACAGCAAAGCTTGTTCGAATCCCTGTTCGAGAACACCAATCATCTTTTGAACATCTATTTCAACATTTCCGCCCACAAGACAAACGAGATCATCCGTGTATTGACCATCTTCTCCGTATTCTTTTTACCACTCACCTTTATCGCAGGCATCTATGGTATGAACTTCAACTTTATGCCCGAGCTGAAATGGAAACAGGGTTACCCTGGCGCCATGTTATTAATGGTAGCGGTAACCCTGTCTATTTATGCCTGGTTCAAAAGAAAAAAATGGCTGTAA
- a CDS encoding SDR family oxidoreductase: MELKTAMPTNIPPQEQQHQPGSEMQMDPQPIYDNDDPGYGRLRGKVAIITGGDSGIGKAVAILFAKEGAEVAIVYLDEHDDARQTADIIKERYDKSVLLIAADLRSEENNKQAIQQTIDAFGHLDIVVNNAAVQYPQQSVEDISEEQLRNTFETNIFSQFYLVKHALPYLKEGSSIINTTSVTAYKGNETLIDYSSTKGAIVSYTRSLAQSLIKKGIRVNAVAPGPVWTPLIPSSFDGERVASFGKDLDYQRPAQPVEIAPCYVFLAGKDGAFMNGQVLHPNGGSIING; encoded by the coding sequence ATGGAACTGAAAACTGCAATGCCTACGAATATACCACCACAGGAGCAACAACATCAGCCCGGCTCCGAAATGCAGATGGATCCTCAGCCTATTTATGATAATGACGATCCTGGTTATGGCAGGCTTCGTGGTAAAGTTGCTATTATAACCGGAGGGGATAGCGGCATAGGAAAGGCCGTTGCTATACTTTTTGCCAAAGAAGGGGCGGAGGTTGCTATTGTTTATCTCGATGAACATGACGACGCCAGGCAAACCGCTGATATTATCAAGGAGCGGTATGACAAATCTGTGCTGTTGATCGCGGCCGACCTTCGTTCTGAAGAGAATAACAAACAAGCCATTCAACAGACGATCGATGCATTCGGCCATCTTGATATAGTTGTGAATAACGCTGCAGTGCAGTACCCGCAGCAGAGTGTAGAAGACATCTCCGAAGAGCAGTTACGCAATACTTTTGAAACGAATATTTTCTCCCAGTTTTACCTGGTGAAGCATGCGCTACCCTATTTGAAAGAGGGTAGCAGTATCATCAATACTACTTCTGTTACGGCATATAAGGGTAATGAGACGCTTATAGATTATTCTTCTACAAAAGGGGCTATTGTATCGTATACGAGAAGCCTGGCTCAATCGCTTATCAAGAAAGGTATCAGGGTAAATGCGGTGGCACCGGGACCTGTGTGGACGCCGTTGATCCCTTCTTCTTTTGATGGTGAGCGGGTTGCTTCTTTTGGTAAAGACCTGGACTACCAGCGTCCTGCCCAGCCTGTGGAGATAGCGCCCTGTTATGTTTTTCTTGCGGGGAAAGATGGCGCTTTTATGAATGGGCAGGTGCTTCATCCGAACGGCGGCAGTATTATCAACGGTTAA
- a CDS encoding glycosyltransferase family 9 protein produces MSLVLKPNQVKKIAIFRALQLGDLLCAIPAVRALRKAYPRAQITLIGLPWAVSLLQRFPGYFDDFIHFPGFPGLPEQPFDEVAFLEFEARMQFEQFDLLLQMQGSGTIVNPLLPGLNAKYVAGFHNAESRVDSSLFVEYPQGISEVERHLVLMDHLGIPSDGNRMEFPVSEADWKEAKDLCIPVTEKSYVIIHPGSRGSWRQWPPQCFALMADYCIERGYTAVITGTEAERDITTEVLKCMRHPAIDLTGTTSLGVMGALISDAFMLVANCTGVSHIAAATQTPSVIISMDGEPERWGPINKALHTTIDWTKEPHLELVLQAVDSMLNRRSESVA; encoded by the coding sequence ATGAGCTTAGTATTAAAACCAAACCAGGTTAAGAAAATAGCCATTTTCAGGGCGTTACAGCTCGGCGATCTTTTATGTGCTATTCCTGCGGTAAGGGCATTGCGGAAGGCCTATCCGCGGGCGCAGATCACGCTGATTGGATTGCCATGGGCTGTTTCACTGCTGCAACGGTTCCCGGGTTATTTTGACGACTTTATTCATTTCCCCGGGTTTCCCGGCTTGCCTGAGCAGCCTTTTGATGAAGTTGCTTTCCTTGAATTTGAAGCCAGGATGCAGTTTGAGCAGTTTGACCTCCTGTTGCAGATGCAGGGCAGCGGCACCATTGTTAACCCGCTGCTGCCTGGTCTTAATGCGAAGTATGTCGCTGGTTTTCATAATGCAGAAAGCAGGGTAGATTCTTCGCTGTTCGTAGAATACCCGCAAGGCATTTCAGAGGTAGAAAGACACCTGGTGCTTATGGATCACCTGGGAATACCTTCGGACGGTAATAGGATGGAATTTCCTGTTTCAGAAGCGGATTGGAAAGAGGCAAAGGATCTATGCATACCTGTGACAGAAAAAAGTTATGTTATCATACATCCCGGCAGCCGGGGCTCGTGGCGACAATGGCCACCGCAATGTTTTGCATTGATGGCCGACTATTGTATAGAAAGAGGCTACACTGCGGTTATCACCGGTACCGAAGCGGAGCGTGACATTACTACGGAAGTATTGAAATGCATGCGGCATCCTGCGATAGACCTTACCGGAACAACCAGCCTGGGTGTAATGGGGGCGTTGATCAGTGATGCTTTTATGCTCGTAGCCAACTGTACTGGTGTGTCGCATATTGCAGCAGCTACACAAACGCCCAGTGTCATTATAAGCATGGATGGCGAACCTGAACGTTGGGGGCCTATTAATAAAGCGCTTCATACTACGATAGACTGGACAAAGGAGCCGCACCTGGAACTGGTATTGCAGGCTGTAGACAGTATGTTGAACCGCCGGTCGGAATCAGTTGCCTGA
- a CDS encoding glycosyltransferase family 2 protein, whose product MKPEVSVVVATWQRPQLLEKCLQALLRQRLAAGRYQVIIVTDGLDEASCRLVRQYRDRGHTQLYCYSLPVKRGPAAARNLGWQMAEAPLVVFTDDDCIPDPGFLGAYINAYKAYGVARIAFTGKVTVPVSPVPTDYEQNVAQLSSADFITANCACSRTALVQAGGFDEAFETAWREDSDLEFKFIDNGIPVYKVEDARVIHPVRPASWGVSLKEQRKSLYNALLYKKYPSLYRKKISRGPQWRYYGILFCLLLLVVLAFGHLYTASLVALGGWAFLTAGFIYKRLRTTSRNFSHVMEMICTSLLIPFLSIYWTIYGAVRYKVLFL is encoded by the coding sequence ATGAAACCTGAAGTTTCTGTTGTTGTAGCAACCTGGCAAAGGCCGCAGCTTCTTGAAAAATGTTTGCAGGCGCTTTTACGCCAGCGGCTGGCAGCCGGCCGGTACCAGGTTATTATTGTAACCGATGGTTTGGATGAAGCCAGCTGCCGGCTGGTGCGTCAATACCGCGACCGGGGCCATACTCAGTTGTATTGCTATTCATTGCCTGTTAAAAGGGGGCCTGCAGCTGCCCGTAACCTGGGCTGGCAAATGGCGGAAGCGCCACTTGTGGTATTCACCGATGATGATTGTATTCCTGATCCTGGTTTTCTAGGCGCCTATATCAATGCTTACAAGGCATACGGAGTAGCGCGCATAGCTTTTACAGGGAAGGTTACCGTTCCGGTGAGCCCGGTACCAACAGATTACGAACAAAATGTTGCACAGCTTTCTTCTGCTGATTTTATTACAGCAAACTGTGCCTGTTCCAGGACTGCTCTTGTACAGGCAGGTGGTTTTGATGAGGCGTTTGAAACCGCCTGGCGGGAAGACAGTGACCTGGAGTTTAAGTTTATCGATAATGGGATACCGGTGTATAAAGTAGAAGACGCCAGGGTAATTCACCCGGTGCGCCCTGCTTCGTGGGGAGTAAGTTTAAAAGAACAACGTAAGAGCCTTTATAACGCCCTGTTGTATAAAAAATATCCATCATTGTACCGCAAGAAAATAAGCCGCGGACCTCAATGGCGTTATTATGGGATCCTGTTTTGTTTGCTGCTGTTGGTAGTGCTGGCTTTTGGCCATTTATATACGGCTTCGCTTGTGGCGTTAGGCGGATGGGCTTTCCTGACAGCGGGATTTATTTATAAACGTTTACGAACCACTTCACGCAATTTCAGTCATGTAATGGAAATGATCTGCACTTCACTGCTTATTCCTTTCCTATCCATTTATTGGACGATATATGGTGCTGTACGCTATAAAGTATTATTCCTATGA